The window TCGGCCCGCCTGGGCAGCGATGGCCAGGGCGGTCCTGCGCCTTTCTTCGTCATCGAAGCCGATGAATACGACACCGCCTTCTTCGACAAGCGCAGCAAGTTCGTCCACTACCGCACCCGCACGGCGGTCCTGAACAACCTCGAATACGACCACGCCGACATCTTCCCGGACCTGGCCGCCATCGAGACCCAGTTCCATCATCTGGTGCGCACCGTGCCCGGCATCGGCCGCCTGATCGTCAATGGCCGCGAGCCGGCCTTGCAGCGTGTGCTGGCGCGTGGCTGCTGGAGCGAGCGCGAAGACTTCGGCGTGGCCCAGGGCCAGTCGGGCTGGTCGCTGCTGACCCATGAAGATGGCCGTTTCGATGTCTTCTTCGATGGCCAGACGCAAGGCACCGTGGAGTGGCAACTGACCGGCGAGCACAACCGCATGAATGCGCTGGCGGCCATTGCCGCTGCCCGTCACGTGGGCGTGCCGGTGGCCCAGGCCATTGCGGCGCTGGGCGCGTTCCAGAGCGTCAAGCGGCGCATGGAACTGCGCGGCAGCGCCAATGGCGTGGCCGTCTACGACGATTTCGCCCACCATCCCACCGCCATCGCCACCACCGTGGCCGGCCTGCGCAAGAAGGTCGGCGCGGCGCGCATCCTGGCCGTGCTGGAGCCGCGCTCCAACACCATGAAGCTGGGCACCATGAAGCAAGCCCTGCCGGGCAGCCTGGCCGACGCCGACCTGGTCTTCGGTTTCGGCGCCCACACCGGGCGCGACGCGCTGGGCTGGGATCTGGGCGAGGCGCTGGCCCCGCTGGGCGCCAAGGCGGCCGCCTTCGACGACCTGGCTGCGCTGGTGCAGGCCGTCAAGGCTGCGGCGCGGCCCGGCGACCATGTGCTGGTGATGAGCAATGGCGGCTTCGGCGGCGTGCACCAGAAGCTGCTGGACGCCCTGGCATGATTCTCTACCTGCACGGCTTCCGCTCTTCGCCGCAGTCGTACAAGGCGCGCCTGATGGGGCAGCGCATGGCCGACCTGGGGTTGCAGGAGCACTACCTCTGCCCGCAATTGCCGGCCTCGCCGGCAGCGGCCATTGCCCTGGCTGGCGCGCTGGTGGCGCAGGTGGAACCGGCGCAACTGACCGTGGTCGGTTCTTCCCTGGGCGGCTTCTACGCCACCTGGCTGGCCGAACGGCTGGGCTGCCGCGCCGTGCTGCTGAACCCGGCCGTCAAGCCGCCGCGTGACCTGGAGTCGTATGTGGGCGTGAGCACCCAGTACCACTCCGATGAACCCTTCGAATTCAAGCACGAGTACATCGCCGAGCTGCAAGCACTGGTCGTGCCGGCCATCACCCGGCCCGAGCGCTATTTCCTCATCGCCGCTACCGGCGACGAGGTGCTGGACTGGCGCGAGATGGTGGCGCACTACCCGCTGGCGCGCCAGACCGTGATCCAGGGCAGTGACCACGGCATTGCCGAATTTGCCGATTACCTGGATGAGGTGCTGGCCTTCTGCGGCGTCGATCCCCACCGCAAGGCGGTGTCCTGATGCCGCGTGGTGTAGGCCGGGCCCGCTGGATGGCGCACCCGCAGGCGCTGGCAGGGCAACTGGCCGAGCAGGGCGGCGTGGCGCGGCGTACCCGCGCCTGGTTGTCCGATCCGGGTTCCATGACCTTGAAGCTCAAGGCCCGCACCGCGCATTTCACGGTGCGCCTGCTGCGCCAGCGCCCCGGCCCCATCCTGGCCGACGAGCATGCCGCACTGGGCGTGCCGGCCCGCAGCCGGGTGGTCGAGCGCGATGTGATCCTGCATTGCGACGGCCAGCCGGTGGTGTTCGGGCACACCGTCTTGTCCACCGCTTCGGTGAAGTCGGATTGGCCCTTCTTCAGCAAGCTGGGCAACACCCCGCTGGGGGCCAACCTGTTCTTTGATCCGCTGGTGGGGCGCAGCCCTATCCAGTATGCTCGCCTGGCAGCCGATCACCCTCTGATGCGCCGCATCGTGCAGGCCCTGCCTGGCTTGCCCTTGCCTCCCAGCCTCCTGGCGCGCCGCTCCCTGTTTACCCGGCGCGGCGGCGTGCTGATGGTTACCGACGTTTTCCTGCCGGCGCTGGAGCCCTTGATGCGCTCCCGGCCGGCCCATGCACCCGATTGAAAAGCGATAGACGCAGATGAATTTACTGTTCGAAGAATCCGGCGATTTCAAGGCCGGCTCCATCATGACCCAGCAGGGCGAGTCCTACCAGGTCGAGATGGCCTCCGGCAAGCGCGCCAAGGTCAAGGCGCGCGACGCACTGCTGCAGTTCGCGACCCCGGCGCCGCAGGAACTGCTGCAACAGGCCCAGGCCATCGCCGAGGAGATCGACCTGGACTTCCTCTGGGAAGTGGCCGGCGAGGAAGAATTCGGCTTCACCGAACTGGCTACCGACTACTTCGGCCATGCCCCGCTGCCGCCCGAGGCGGCCGGCCTGCTGTTGCGCCTGCACAATGCGCCGATCTACTTCTACAAGAAGGGCCGCGGCCGCTACAAGGCCGCCCCGCAAGCCTCGCTGCAGGCCGCGCTGGCCGGACTGGAAAAGAAGAAGCAGCAACTGCTGGCGCAAGCGGCCTATGTGGACGAACTCAAGGCCCACAAGCTGCCGCAGGCGTTTGCCCCGATCGCGCTGCAACTGCTGTTCAAGCCCGACAAGAACAGCATCGAATTCAAGGCCCTGGACGCCGCCGCCAAGGAAATGCAGACCACGCCGCAGCGCCTGATGCTGGCCGCCGGCGGTGTCGCTTCGCCCAAGGATCTGCACTATGCGCGCTTCCTGTTCGAGCATTTCCCCCGTGGCACCGGTTTCCCCGCCATCGATATTCCTGCGCCGCCCACGGACCTGCCCACGGCCGACGTGCAGGCCTTCTCCATCGACGACGTCACCACCACCGAGATCGACGACGCGCTGTCGGTCACGCGCCTGCCTGACGGCAAGCTGCGCGTGGGCATCCACATCGCCGCCCCGGGCCTGGCCATCAAGCGCGGCGACGCCATCGATGCGATTGCCCGTGCGCGCATGTCCACCGTCTATATGCCGGGCGAAAAGATCACCATGCTGCCTGACGAGCTGGTGGCCGCCTATACCCTGGACGCCGGCGCGGCGCGGCCGGCCCTCTCGCTCTACGCTACGCTGGACGCCACCAACTGGGCCGTGCTGGCCACCGAGACCCGTGCCGAACTGGTGCCGATCACGGCCAACCTGCGCCACAACGATCTCGACGAGCTGGTCACCGAGGAAGCGCTGGCCGAGAATCGCGGCGAGTATCCGCACAAGGATGAGATCGCGCTGCTGTGGCAATGGGTGCAATTGCTGGAGCAGGGCCGCATGGCCAAGCGCGAGAGCTTCGGCCTGCGGCCGGAACAGAACAATCGCGTGGACTTCAACTTCTACGTCGAGGACGACGTGGTCAGCATCGTGCGCCGCCGTCGCGGTGCGCCGCTGGACAAGATCGTGGCCGAACTGATGATCTTCGCCAACAGCACCTGGGGCAAGCTCATGGCCGACCATGGCGTGCCCGGCATCTACCGCGCCCAGGGTGGCGGCGCCGGCGGCTGGGCCGCCAAGATGCAGGTGCGCATGGTGACCCACGCCGCGCCCCACCAGGGCCTGGGGGTGGATCAATACGCCTGGAGCACCTCGCCGCTGCGGCGCTACACCGACCTGGTCAACCAGTGGCAGATCCTGGCCTGCATCGAGCATGGCGTGACGGCGCCGCTGGTGGCGCCCTTCAAGCCGCGCGATGCCGACCTCTTCGCCATCGTCTCCGGCTTCGACGCCGCCTATTCCGGCTATGCCGACTTCCAGTCCACCATGGAACGCTACTGGTGCCTGCGCTGGCTGGCCCAGGAAAACGCCCGTGTGGTCGACGCCGTGGTGTTGAAGGACGAGATCCTGCGCCTGGTCGATATCCCCCTGGTGTTGCGCATGCCGGGCCTGCCGCAGCTGGCGCGCGGCCTGCAGGTCAAGCTGGACCTGCTGCGCTGGGACGAGGTCGACCTGACCGTGGAGGCGCGCCTGCTGGAAGTGCCGGCCGCCGCTGCCCAGGCCGTGGACGCCGACCTGGGCGAGGAGGACGAAGACCTGCTCGAAGGGATGGCGGCGCTGGGCGAGGAAGAGGCCCCGCCGCCAGAGGAGCCGGCGGCGTCGCTGGCAGCCGATGAGAACCCGCCCGCTGAAGCGGCCCAATGATGCGCTGCTGGCGTAGAATTGCACTTTGCGCTGTGCGCAGCTGTCTTTTCTTTCCTGCTGTGAATCTGTGAATCCGTTTGCCCAACATCGTCTGCTGAGCGTGGCGCTGGGCGTCTCGCTGCTGGTGCATGGCCTGATGCTGGCCGTGCATTTCGCCGCGCCCGACGCATTCCGCCTCAAGCCATCCGACCCGGATCTCGAGGTCATCCTGGTCAACGCCAAGCATGACAAGAAACCGGTCAATGCCCAGGCGCTGGCGCAGGCCAATCTGGACGGCGGCGGCAACGCCGAGGACGGCCGCGCCAAGTCGCCGTTGCCGGACATGCAGCGGGTCGACAGTGGCGACAGCGTCAAGGCGGCGCAGCGCAAGGTGGTGGAGCTGGAACAGCAGCAGCGGCGGATGATGGCGCAACTGAAACAGTCGCAGCAGCATGTGGCCAGCGCCGAGCAGCAGAAGCAGACCGAAGCGCCGCAGCTCAACGCGCGCGACATGATCGAGACCGCGCGCGCCATGGCCCGCATGGAGGCCGAGGTGGCCCGCGACATCGAGCAATACAACAAGCGCCCGAAGAAAACCCAGATCACGCCCAGCACCCGTGAAGTGGGCTATGCCCAGTATTACAAGACCCTGCAGGACAAGATCGAGAAGGTCGGCACGCTGAACTTCCCCACCAAGGATGGCAAGAAGCTCTACGGCGAATTGCTGATCGTCATTCCGGTGTTCCAGGATGGCAGCATCTACGAGCGCGATGGCGGCGTGGTGGTCAAGTCCAGTTCCGGCAATGCCGCGCTGGACCAGGCGGCGGTGGCCATCGTGCGCCGCTCGGCGCCCTTTGGCCGCTTCCCCGACAATATGCGTACGGGCGGCCGCGATGACGTCTGGGAAATCATCACGCGCTTCCGTTTCACGCGCGACCAGGGTTTGCAGGCGCAACTGGGGGGCGGTTGACGGGCTGCTCAGCGGCGGCACCGGACAGCCGCAACGGCATCGGACCGACACAACATACAACAAGCGAACAGCGAACAGGCGAACCAACATGGATGAATACGTCGTCATCGGCAATCCCATTGCCCACAGCAAATCCCCCGATATCCATGCGCGTTTTGCCGCCCAGACCGGCCAGTCGATGAGCTACGAGCGCCTGCTGGTCCCGCTGCACGGTTTCAAGGCGGCGGTGCAGGTGTTCCAGCGGCGTGGCGGACGCGGCGCCAACATCACCGTGCCCTTCAAGCTGGAGGCGCATGCCCTGGCCGACCAGTTGACCGAGCGCGCGCGCCTGGCCGGTGCGGTCAATACCTTCAAGTTCGAAGAGGGCTGCATCCTCGGCGACAACACCGATGGCGCCGGCCTGGTCACCGACATCATGGTCAACGCCGGCCAGGCCCTGCAGGGCCGCCGCATCCTCCTGCTGGGTGCAGGCGGG is drawn from Herbaspirillum seropedicae and contains these coding sequences:
- a CDS encoding TonB C-terminal domain-containing protein; translation: MNPFAQHRLLSVALGVSLLVHGLMLAVHFAAPDAFRLKPSDPDLEVILVNAKHDKKPVNAQALAQANLDGGGNAEDGRAKSPLPDMQRVDSGDSVKAAQRKVVELEQQQRRMMAQLKQSQQHVASAEQQKQTEAPQLNARDMIETARAMARMEAEVARDIEQYNKRPKKTQITPSTREVGYAQYYKTLQDKIEKVGTLNFPTKDGKKLYGELLIVIPVFQDGSIYERDGGVVVKSSSGNAALDQAAVAIVRRSAPFGRFPDNMRTGGRDDVWEIITRFRFTRDQGLQAQLGGG
- a CDS encoding YqiA/YcfP family alpha/beta fold hydrolase, encoding MILYLHGFRSSPQSYKARLMGQRMADLGLQEHYLCPQLPASPAAAIALAGALVAQVEPAQLTVVGSSLGGFYATWLAERLGCRAVLLNPAVKPPRDLESYVGVSTQYHSDEPFEFKHEYIAELQALVVPAITRPERYFLIAATGDEVLDWREMVAHYPLARQTVIQGSDHGIAEFADYLDEVLAFCGVDPHRKAVS
- a CDS encoding ribonuclease catalytic domain-containing protein; the protein is MNLLFEESGDFKAGSIMTQQGESYQVEMASGKRAKVKARDALLQFATPAPQELLQQAQAIAEEIDLDFLWEVAGEEEFGFTELATDYFGHAPLPPEAAGLLLRLHNAPIYFYKKGRGRYKAAPQASLQAALAGLEKKKQQLLAQAAYVDELKAHKLPQAFAPIALQLLFKPDKNSIEFKALDAAAKEMQTTPQRLMLAAGGVASPKDLHYARFLFEHFPRGTGFPAIDIPAPPTDLPTADVQAFSIDDVTTTEIDDALSVTRLPDGKLRVGIHIAAPGLAIKRGDAIDAIARARMSTVYMPGEKITMLPDELVAAYTLDAGAARPALSLYATLDATNWAVLATETRAELVPITANLRHNDLDELVTEEALAENRGEYPHKDEIALLWQWVQLLEQGRMAKRESFGLRPEQNNRVDFNFYVEDDVVSIVRRRRGAPLDKIVAELMIFANSTWGKLMADHGVPGIYRAQGGGAGGWAAKMQVRMVTHAAPHQGLGVDQYAWSTSPLRRYTDLVNQWQILACIEHGVTAPLVAPFKPRDADLFAIVSGFDAAYSGYADFQSTMERYWCLRWLAQENARVVDAVVLKDEILRLVDIPLVLRMPGLPQLARGLQVKLDLLRWDEVDLTVEARLLEVPAAAAQAVDADLGEEDEDLLEGMAALGEEEAPPPEEPAASLAADENPPAEAAQ
- a CDS encoding chorismate--pyruvate lyase family protein — its product is MPRGVGRARWMAHPQALAGQLAEQGGVARRTRAWLSDPGSMTLKLKARTAHFTVRLLRQRPGPILADEHAALGVPARSRVVERDVILHCDGQPVVFGHTVLSTASVKSDWPFFSKLGNTPLGANLFFDPLVGRSPIQYARLAADHPLMRRIVQALPGLPLPPSLLARRSLFTRRGGVLMVTDVFLPALEPLMRSRPAHAPD
- the mpl gene encoding UDP-N-acetylmuramate:L-alanyl-gamma-D-glutamyl-meso-diaminopimelate ligase, with translation MHIHILGICGTFMGGLAVLAKEAGHTVTGCDANVYPPMSTQLEAQGITLTQGFDAAQVELEPDLFVIGNVVSRGNPLMEEILNRGLPYVSGPQWMGENILQDKWVLAVAGTHGKTTTSAMLAWVLEHAGYQPGFLIGGVPMNFGVSARLGSDGQGGPAPFFVIEADEYDTAFFDKRSKFVHYRTRTAVLNNLEYDHADIFPDLAAIETQFHHLVRTVPGIGRLIVNGREPALQRVLARGCWSEREDFGVAQGQSGWSLLTHEDGRFDVFFDGQTQGTVEWQLTGEHNRMNALAAIAAARHVGVPVAQAIAALGAFQSVKRRMELRGSANGVAVYDDFAHHPTAIATTVAGLRKKVGAARILAVLEPRSNTMKLGTMKQALPGSLADADLVFGFGAHTGRDALGWDLGEALAPLGAKAAAFDDLAALVQAVKAAARPGDHVLVMSNGGFGGVHQKLLDALA